Proteins encoded together in one Canis aureus isolate CA01 chromosome 21, VMU_Caureus_v.1.0, whole genome shotgun sequence window:
- the GAL gene encoding galanin peptides isoform X1, which yields MPGGCALLLAWLLLAAALSATPGLGAPVKEKRGWTLNSAGYLLGPHAIDNHRSFHEKPGLTGKRELPPEDEGRSGGFAGPLSLSENAAVRMLIEFLTFLRLKGIILH from the exons ATGCCGGGCGGCTGCGCCCTCCTGCTCGCCTGGCTGCTCCTCGCCGCGGCCCTTTCGGCCACCCCGGGGCTCGGGGCACCG GTGAAGGAGAAGAGAGGCTGGACCCTGAACAGCGCTGGCTACCTTCTTGGCCCAC ATGCCATTGACAACCACAGATCATTTCATGAGAAGCCTGGCCTCACTGGCAAACGGGAACTCCCACCTGAAGACGAAGGAAGGTCAG GAGGCTTTGCCGGGCCGCTGTCGCTGTCGGAGAATGCCGCTGTGCGCATGTTAATCGAGTTTCTGACTTTCTTGCGTCTCAAAG GAATTATACTTCATTAA
- the GAL gene encoding galanin peptides isoform X2, protein MPGGCALLLAWLLLAAALSATPGLGAPVKEKRGWTLNSAGYLLGPHAIDNHRSFHEKPGLTGKRELPPEDEGRSGGFAGPLSLSENAAVRMLIEFLTFLRLKEAGALPDLPDLPSAVSAEDMEQP, encoded by the exons ATGCCGGGCGGCTGCGCCCTCCTGCTCGCCTGGCTGCTCCTCGCCGCGGCCCTTTCGGCCACCCCGGGGCTCGGGGCACCG GTGAAGGAGAAGAGAGGCTGGACCCTGAACAGCGCTGGCTACCTTCTTGGCCCAC ATGCCATTGACAACCACAGATCATTTCATGAGAAGCCTGGCCTCACTGGCAAACGGGAACTCCCACCTGAAGACGAAGGAAGGTCAG GAGGCTTTGCCGGGCCGCTGTCGCTGTCGGAGAATGCCGCTGTGCGCATGTTAATCGAGTTTCTGACTTTCTTGCGTCTCAAAG AGGCCGGGGCCCTGCCCGACCTGCCCGACCTGCCATCTGCGGTCTCCGCAGAAGATATGGAGCAGCCCTGA